The proteins below are encoded in one region of Lonchura striata isolate bLonStr1 chromosome 1, bLonStr1.mat, whole genome shotgun sequence:
- the UTP23 gene encoding rRNA-processing protein UTP23 homolog — MGVTRQKHAKKIMGFYKHNFQFREPFQVLLDGTFCQAALRNKIQIREQLPGYLGGAAQLCTTRCVIKELESLGKALYGAKLIAQRFQVRNCSHHKNPVSGSTCLLSMIEDGNPHHFFIATQDQDLSNKVKRKPGIPLLFIIQNTMVLDKPSPKSVAFVQKLQTNQLVPEYQKECIVELKEKEGLVKQEGEKRRKRKRAGGPNPLSCLKKKKKKTQEGQEPSAEKKKRRKRKRNRVKAGAMQSVQKNEGE, encoded by the exons aTGGGGGTGACGAGACAGAAGCACGCTAAGAAGATCATGGGCTTCTACAAGCACAACTTCCAGTTCCGCGAGCCcttccaggtgctgctggacGGCACGTTCTGCCAGGCCGCGCTTCGCAACAAGATCCAGATCCGGGAGCAGCTGCCCGGGTACCTGGGCGGCGCCGCGCAGCTCTGCACCACGCG ATGTGTTATAAAAGAACTTGAATCACTGGGGAAGGCACTGTATGGAGCAAAATTAATTGCCCAGAGATTTCAAGTTCGAAACTGTTCTCACCATAAGAATCCTGTGAGTGGTTCAACCTGTTTACTTTCCATGATTGAAGATGGCAATCCTCATCACTTCTTTATTGCTACACAG GACCAGGACTTATCAAACAAAGTGAAAAGGAAGCCTGGAattcctcttctctttattaTTCAGAACACTATGGTGCTAGACAAACCTTCTCCTAAATCTGTGGCATTTGTTCAAAAGTTGCAGACAAATCAGCTTGTTCCAGAGTACCAAAAAGAATGTATTGTGGagcttaaagaaaaagaaggactAGTAAAGCAAGAAggtgaaaagagaagaaaacgcAAAAGGGCAGGCGGCCCCAATCCTCTCAGCtgtctgaagaagaaaaagaagaaaacacaggAGGGTCAGGAGCCTtctgctgaaaaaaagaaaagaagaaaaagaaaacgaAATAGAGTCAAAGCAGGAGCCATGCAGTCGGTGCAGAAGAATGAAGGAGAATAA